The Microcystis panniformis FACHB-1757 region AAAAGGAGTTCGAGAGGGAACAGATAATTAAACTGTTTGAAATTATCGACAATATGATGACTTTATCCCCTGAATTGCAGTCAAGTTTAGAGAGTAAAATTAAACAATTTGAGGAGGAAAGAACCATGCCTTTAGTAAGTAATATGGAGTTACGAGGAAGGAAAATTGGTGAGGAAATTGGGGAGTTACGAGGGATAGAACGCGGTAAGGAAATTGGTAAGGAAATTGGTAAGGAAATTGGTAAAGAAATTGGGGTGCTAGAAAAAAGCCGCGATGACATAAAAACAGTTTTAACTGTGCGTTTTGGAGAGATTTCTTCAGAAATTGAAGAGATAATCGGCAAAATGACTAACCCTACTATCTTAGAAGAGCTACTAAAATTAGCAGCTACCGCTAATTCTCTCGCAGAATTTAAGCAGTCTTTGGCTAAAATCAATATCTAGAAAACGGGTTTCTTTGAGAACCTATTTAGAAACCGGGTTTCTTCGAGAAACCCGGTTTCTGGACTTATTAACGAATAAAATTAATCTGACAAATATTAAGAAGAATAATCGGTTCAAATTCTTTTCGGTCAGAAGTAAGTAAAATTCCTTTTTCTTGATTGGCTAAAGTCAAAGCAAAACAATCAGCTAAAGAAATGCGCTTAATTAGTGCCTTATATTGGCTTACTTGTCGCCAAAACTTGCTACTTAAATCAAAGCGAGTTTTTATGTTAATATCACTTAATTCTTGAATTAGTTTTTCTGTTTCTGATTCTCCTATATCGCGATAAAAATTATAGTAAACTTCGCAAAGATTAACAACATGAATCATTTTGTTATTATTTTGATTAGTGATGGTTTCTCTGACAAGATCCGCTCCTGTTTCATTACGAACAAAAGCAATTACAGCACAAGCATCTAAAATGATATTCATCTATTAAGCTCCTCCCAATCAATTTCTGCTTGTTTTTGTTGGGCAAAATCTTCACTACTGGTGGGTGCATGAGCATATTTACCTTGTAATGATTTAATTAACTGTTGTCTTTCTTCTTCTGATTTAGGTTTAATTTGAGGCAAAAAATTTTGCTCGATTAACTCTCTAATTTGCAATAATTGTTCGCCAGAAAGATTAGCTAATGATTCAATTATTTGTTGACGTATTGCTGTAGCATTCATGATTATTACTGACAATTAAGTATAAAAAGTTACTATGGTTACAATCTATCACAAAAAATGCTAATTGGCCAGCAAACCTCTAAAATTAAGCAAATAACTGCCTCGCTTTGACGTTAGCGATCGCATCTTCGCAATAACTGAGAAAACGGGTTTCTTTGAGAAACCCGTTTTCTGTAAATTTTTGTTATATCCCCCTTGAAAAATTCGGGATTCTTTGCACAAAATAGTCGCATTAATCTTTTGCGGTCAGTGTCATGACTTCTACCCTCTTGCCGAGCCTTGCTGCTGTTGACGATGTTTTGTTCAATTTTGCTCAATCTGATGGCTTGAGTCAAGCTAATCAGGTGAATAGTGCGAGAAATAAGCGTTTAACCGCTACCGTAGTCTTCCTCGATGCTGGTGTTACCGATTATCAAAGTCTCCAAGCTGGAGTAATTCCAGAAGTCGCCACGGTTATTCTCTCTGCCAATCAAGACAGAATCGAACAAATATCCGCTTTTTTACCACAAAATCCCCAGATTATTACCACCACCTCTATTATTAAATCAGTGCGTTACGCTATCGCGCTTCACAGCCTACGAGTAAGCAAACAACTCAAATGAACCCAACAACCGCCAATTATGATGAACCCTGGAAAGAAGCATTAAGCGAGTATTTTAAAGCCTTTTTAGATTTCTTTTTTCCTGAAGTTCACCAATTGATTGATTGGACAAAAACTCCCGAATCCCTAGAAAAAGAACTCAAACGGATTACCGCTTCAGCCAAGACAAAAAAACGTTTCGCAGACAAACTCTATAAAGTTTGGTTACTCAGGGGTGAAGAAATCTGGATTTTGATTCATATTGAAATTCAAAGTCAATACGAAGAAAATTTCCCTCAGAGGATGTATATTTATAACTATCGGGCCTTTGATTTGTATCAGAAACCAGTTATCAGTCTCGCTATATTAGGAGATGAACGAGTAAATTGGCGACCAAATGCCTATAATTATACTATCGCCGGCTGTGAAGTCAGCCTGAAATTCCCAACAGTCAAATTACTGGACTATGAGGAAAGCTGGACAGAACTAGAAGCAAGTAGCAATCCTTTTGCTATAATAGTGATGGCACACCTGAAAACAAAAGCGACTACAGGGAAGCTGCCAGAACGGGAACAGTGGAAGTGGAGGTTAATCAGGGGATTATATGAAAAGGAGTTTAAGAGAGAACAGATAATTAAACTGTTTGAAATCATCGACAATATGATGACTTTATCAACTAAATTACAGGAAAGCTTAGAGAGTAAAATTAAACAATTTGAGGAGGAAAGAACCATGCCTTTAATGAGTAATATGGAGTTACGAGGAATCGAACGCGGTAAGGAAATTGGTAAGGAAATTGGTAAGGAAATAGGCAAGGAAATTGGTAAGGAAATTGGTAAGGAAATTGGGGCGTTAGAAAATGCTCGTAACTATGTTAAAACGGTGCTGAAAACGCGATTGGGTGACATTCCAATAGAAATTGAGCAAGCTGTTGATAAAATTTCTGTATTATCGATTTTAGACGAGTTACTGAAATCGGCATTAACCGTTAATTCTTTTGATGAGTTGCAGCAACTTTTAGAACAATAGTCTCAGGAATTTTCTTCTCCAATGAACCCAACAACCGCCAATTATGATGAACCCTGGAAAGAAGCATTAAGCGAGTATTTTGAAGCGTTTTTATACTTCTTCTTTCCTGAAGTTCACCAATTGATTGATTGGACAAAAATTCCCGAATCCCTAGAAAAAGAACTCAAACGGATTACCGCTTCCGCTAAAACAAAAAAACGTTTCGCTGACAAACTCTATAAAGTCTGGTTACTCAGGGGAGAAGAAATCTGGATTTTGATTCATATTGAAATTCAAAGTCAATACGAAGAAAATTTCCCCCAGAGGATGTATATTTATAACTATCGTGCCTTTGATTTGTATCAGAAACCGGTTATCAGTCTCGCTATATTAGGAGATGAACGAGTAAATTGGCGACCAGATTCCTATAATTATACCATTGCTGGTTGTGAAGTGAGTTTGAAATTCCCAACAGTCAAATTACTGGACTATGAGGAAAGCTGGTCAGAACTAGAAGCAAGCAGCAATCCCTTTGCTATAATAGTCATGGCACACCTGAAAACAAAAGCGACTACTGGGAAGCTGCCACAACGGGAACAGTGGAAGTGGAAGTTAATCAGGGGATTATATGAAAAGGAGTTCGAGAGAGAACAGATAATTAAACTGTTTGAAATCATCGACAATATGATGACTTTATCCCCTGAATTACAGTCAAGCTTAGAGAGTAAAATCAAACAATTTGAGGAGGAAAGAACCATGCCTTTAATGAGTAATATGGAGTTACGAGGAATAGAACGCGGTAAGGAAATTGGTAAGGAAATTGGGGTGCTAGAAAAAAGCCGCGATGCCATAAAAACAGTTTTAACTGTGCGGTTTGGAGAGATTTCTTCAGAAATTGAAGAGATAATCGGCAAAATGACTAACTCTACTATCTTAGAAGAGCTACT contains the following coding sequences:
- a CDS encoding DUF4347 domain-containing protein is translated as MTSTLLPSLAAVDDVLFNFAQSDGLSQANQVNSARNKRLTATVVFLDAGVTDYQSLQAGVIPEVATVILSANQDRIEQISAFLPQNPQIITTTSIIKSVRYAIALHSLRVSKQLK
- a CDS encoding Rpn family recombination-promoting nuclease/putative transposase; this translates as MNPTTANYDEPWKEALSEYFKAFLDFFFPEVHQLIDWTKTPESLEKELKRITASAKTKKRFADKLYKVWLLRGEEIWILIHIEIQSQYEENFPQRMYIYNYRAFDLYQKPVISLAILGDERVNWRPNAYNYTIAGCEVSLKFPTVKLLDYEESWTELEASSNPFAIIVMAHLKTKATTGKLPEREQWKWRLIRGLYEKEFKREQIIKLFEIIDNMMTLSTKLQESLESKIKQFEEERTMPLMSNMELRGIERGKEIGKEIGKEIGKEIGKEIGKEIGALENARNYVKTVLKTRLGDIPIEIEQAVDKISVLSILDELLKSALTVNSFDELQQLLEQ
- a CDS encoding type II toxin-antitoxin system VapC family toxin, giving the protein MNIILDACAVIAFVRNETGADLVRETITNQNNNKMIHVVNLCEVYYNFYRDIGESETEKLIQELSDINIKTRFDLSSKFWRQVSQYKALIKRISLADCFALTLANQEKGILLTSDRKEFEPIILLNICQINFIR